TAGCAGTAATGATAACTCGTCAAAAAAATAAGCCAGAATTTGTAAAAGTATTGATGGGTGCAGATGTTAAATTGAGCCGTCGTCTTTATGTCATGGTATTTGTTTTTATTCAGGTACTCTTTTTTTCTATTCAGGTAATTAAAGGTGGCTTTATTGCCCCTAATATTGTGTTACAGCCTCAGTTTATTTTCCTCGGTCTGGTTTCACAATTATTAGTTGTGATCACAGCAGCAGTGAGTATTACACTATCAGGATTTATGGTGATACTAACAACACTTGTTATGATTGCCTTAACACCATGGGAAATTTGGATTAATTACGCATTTGAATTCTTTGCTATTGGTATTTTTATGATGCTGACTGGCTCGTATGTATCAACTATTGATAATAAATTCTTAGCTGCGTTTAACTTACCCAATACTGATGAACTATGGCGTGTGGCATTATTAACACTGCGTATAGGCATTGGTGCTCAACTTGCGATCCTTGCGTTAACTGAAAAAATGGTTTACCCAGGGCTAGCGGTTGTCTTTATTGAGATGTTCCCGTTCTACAACATCTTCCCACAAATTGGCCTACATGCAGGCACTGATCTGCACTTTGTCTTCTTTATTGGCTTATGTGAACTATCTCTAGGTGTACTACTGATGACAGGTGTTGCAAACCGTTTAACCATGACAATGCTAACCTTCGCCTTCGTGACAACTGCAATCATTCACGGTGTACATGAGGTTGAAGGCCATCTACCTATTTTCGCAGCAGCATTTGTATTGCTGTTAACACAACGTAATAAGCAGAGCACCTCTCGTCATACTCAAATGAGCAGAAGCCCAGCGTTCGCATAACAGCTATCGCAATCCATAAAAACAAAAAGTCGGTTGAATGTAATCACTTACATCCACAACCGACTTTTCTTATTGGCGCTATTTACTTATTTATAAGCACCAGCGCTGTAGGGCTTTGTTGTGAAATTCGTACAGAATACCAAACGCCCCGAAATTAAAATGTTCAGTTTCAGGCATACCAAGCTCTGTAAGCTTGTTCAGCGCTTTAATCATGACGTAAGTTTCACCAACTTGAGCAGTATATTTCTTCAGGCTTAATTTTCCACCTAACAACGGCTTCACTCAATACTTTAATTATATTTACTAAAAATGCGTGAGTCTTGGTGATTGATTGGTTGATAGCGTGCACTTATGGTAACCATAACGATTTTTCCATTCCTTGTTAGAACCATAGATTTTCTGACAACCTACCGATAAGTTTTGAGGATGTTCTCGCTCCAAAAAGACAGCCCCTTCTCATAGCGGAATGAGCGGACCAGCTCGTAAGCATCATGGCAATTTCTAGTGCCATGCTTCTTGACCTTCCACTCAACTTCAACAGTAGTATCAATGGTAAGATGTTGTATCGCTCTTCTGACTTGGTTTTTAAATGAAACCTCAACACTCTTAGCTCGTCGGCTTATAAAAAGTGTAATACAGACCAACATACAAGATGTTAGCCACCTTTAATACTGAGCCTAAAAAACTTGAAGCGCTCTCAATGAAATAAAAAATGCCTTTCATCACCGATGCAGTAATAATGGTTAAGTCACTGAGTTGAAATGTTTTACCACGTTTACTTTGTTTGTTTTGCTTCCTATCTGCTATCACTTTCTCATTAATCCAAAGCTCAGAGAACCATTTGTTTTGTAATGAAGTTTGACATGAGGCTACGACGATTAGTATATGTAGTAGCTCAGATCGTAGTTTCTTAATTTAGTTCCATCGATTTAAAATACATCAATAAATCAAAACTCAATCAAGCAATTGATATTTAAGAATTCTTTTCGAACCCTTATTATCAATCATCGATAAATATAAATCGGTGACATCTCTAAACTTAGGAATCACTGCAATTGATTCAATTTTCTGATTTTTGTTTTCTTTTTGAATCAACTGAGCATCAGAATATATAGCTATATCGTGCCCAACCTTTAGAAAATCCAAATGTATGGGAGATATATAATTAATATATTGTTGAAAGTGTTCTTTCTTATCAATTACAAACAACGAAACATAGAGCGTATTATTGAGTTTATTAACTGTTATATCAGAAATAATGGCACTGACGCCTTCATTGCTTGGCGTGAGAATATCGTATTCAAAAAACTTTATATTTTGCGTCGCATTATCAAAATCAAACTCATTTAATACCGATTTATCAATTTCTATTAACTTATTTTTTGAATTATCGTAGGTAATCAAATAGATAGTATTTTCATCATGCGTACTCGCAACAAAAGAAGACGCTTGATATCTATTTATAAACTTACTGAATTGCGAATTTAAATGTGATGAGCCAAATTGAAAAGTATGGTGTGATGAACTGACTGAATTGCCCTGCTCTGTTAGTAACGTTAACGCATTACTCTCATCTAATTGATAAATATAACTATCGGATTTAATAATAAGACTATGATCATTGGTAGATATTTTTATCAGGGAAGAGAGAGGAATATCAAATTCAGTTTGATACCTTAAAATGCAAGCAAAGACAGAAGAAGAGAACAAAAGACATAACAACGTAATATGAAATATATACATAGTGCCCTCCCCTAATCAGTGTGTGATTATGAAGTTAAAGCATTTTTCACGCCAACTTATTACCAATAACATCAACTTTTTTAGGACTATTATGTCAATTTTAAAATGTATATTCTTATACGGATTACAACTTAACCATTCTAGTTTTGCTATCTAAATTTATTTTGTTACTCTGAAATGAGATAAAAATAGCCTCAATAGTGAGGCTAATCTACACAAACAAAGGCTTTTTTAGGCTTCATGAGCACGAATTTCACGTAAATAACGATAAATCGTATGAATTGATATATCTAACCCTTTAGCCGCTATTTGTGCGCTGTCTTTTAAGTCAAATATTCCAAGATCATGCAAACGCGTGACAATTTCACGGCTCTTCTTCGATGGTGGGATCGTTGTATCATTCACGACCTGCTCACGCACATTCTCTATCGAGCTATGCATCATTTCATCATTATTTCGAGCAAAGGTTTCTGCTGTCACACTGTGATCAAAATGAGAGTGAATATTTGGCAGTAAACTCTGCATCATCGATTGGAATGGTGCATCCAAATTTGAATTCACACATAACATACCAATCGCCTGTTTTTGTTTATTACGAATAATCGTCGTTAATGAGCGTAGCGTTTTGCCATCTGGGCTTTTCGTTATATAGGCATCAGATACATCTTTACCTTCGTTTAGCTTTACCAACGCAATATTGGTAATCGGCGCACCCACTTCTCGCCCTGTAATGTGACCATTTGCAATTTTCATTATTGATGGATTTTTTGCATCTAAACAATGCAAGAGAACTTCTGTGTGCTCTCCCCACATAGCAGCAATACCATCAACAATATTCTCCATAGCGTGAAGGATATCGTAATCACTTTCTGTTAATTCATGCACTTTTCACCTCCACTTGGAACGCAGTGCTTGTAATGCTTTGGTAGCTATATTCCCAAGTAACGTTAAGGCGCTTGGTTAGGTATATTCTACCAACAATAACGTTCTCAGAATATCAATGTACGATTTTATGTCTGGTAACATACATTATTTATACAATTAATAAAGCCTAATCAGAACAATTGAATACATTCGCAACACGAAAGGAAATACACTATACCCAAGTGACTTCAAGATGCCTGATTCAGAGCGAGGTCACTGAGTTGAATTCAAGGAAGACAACGAAGCGGAATAGCGAGCTCTTTCCAAGTTGTCTGACGCAAGAAGTCGGCTCAGTGACACGCTCCCAAAGGGCGAGCGTCCTTAGCTCTCAGACTTTGTTAACGATTCTCAATGTAGAACCACTATATCTACGCATCGTTGCCGCGCCTGAGAACTAAGGTCATCTCGCTGAACATAGCATCTTGAAGTTACTTGAGTATATCCATCTTATGTTAATAATAGGTAACCATTATCCCCTTTCAAAATACTCTTACAGTAACTATTGATAGAGAAAATTCACTGCGTGGATATACAAAAAAGCCATTGTTTTACTCTGTCGTATAACAGAATAAAAACAATGGCTTTCTTTAATCTTGGAAAATTATGCTGACATAATTTCAATGATAGTGGCATCGGTATTAGACATACCTTGTTTCACCATTTTACCTACGTTACGAATTGTCTTCTCAACTTCGTCAGCCACAATACCTTGAGATCGTGCTTCGTTATTTTCAATTGCCATTAAGAAGCTCATTACCGCAGAGTTTGTTGAGCTTTTCACTTTCATAGCACAAGTTGATTTTGCACCGTCACAGTACATACCAGTGGTATCACTTAAGGTGTTTTGAATAGCAAAACACATTTGCTCAAACGAACCACCTGCTAGGTACACCATGCCCATAGCAGCAGCAGAACTGGTTACCGCATTACCACAGAATGGTGATAATGGTGGGTAGAAAGATTTCATGTAAATCGCACCAAGGTGGCTCATGATCAAGGCACGTGCTAATTGCTCCTCTGAAGAACCAAAATGCTGTGCTGTTTCTACTACAGGCATAGTAGCTGCAATACCTTGGTTACCACTACCAAAGTTACTCATAGCAGGGAGTGCTGCACCACCCATTCGTGCATCAGAGGCAGCTGCTGTTCGCATTACAATGTTGTTAATTAAACCATTGCCAAATAACCCTTTAGCAATGCTTTTTTGAATTGTTTTACCTACTTCCAATCCGTAGGAGTTTTCTAGACCTTCATCAGATAGCGCGCTGTTTAAGTCACGAGCTTCAAGAATGAATTTGATCTCTTCAAAATCAACATTCGTTGCATAGTCGTAAATCCCTTCAATTGAGATATCTACACCTTCACATACTGATGCCGTTGATTTTGGTTTCTCATCTTTATTCTGATCAGAGCTTGCATCAAACACAATGTTGCCGTTTAGGGTTTTCTTGATAACTTGTGTATGACCACCGCTGATTTCTACAACAGCAACATCATTACCTGCTTTAGCAATCACTTCACAGTAAATAAACTCTTCAACATCTTTACGACCCGCTTTTACTTTACAGGCATCAATCAGTTGT
The genomic region above belongs to Photobacterium leiognathi and contains:
- a CDS encoding L-cysteine desulfidase family protein — translated: MNTQWQQYKNIINAVVKPAFGCTEPISAAYASAVAADLLGKMPEELDVKVSDNLFKNSMGVFVPGTGRIGLAIASAADAVGGNPNGGLEVLVNIKPEHVEKAQQLIDACKVKAGRKDVEEFIYCEVIAKAGNDVAVVEISGGHTQVIKKTLNGNIVFDASSDQNKDEKPKSTASVCEGVDISIEGIYDYATNVDFEEIKFILEARDLNSALSDEGLENSYGLEVGKTIQKSIAKGLFGNGLINNIVMRTAAASDARMGGAALPAMSNFGSGNQGIAATMPVVETAQHFGSSEEQLARALIMSHLGAIYMKSFYPPLSPFCGNAVTSSAAAMGMVYLAGGSFEQMCFAIQNTLSDTTGMYCDGAKSTCAMKVKSSTNSAVMSFLMAIENNEARSQGIVADEVEKTIRNVGKMVKQGMSNTDATIIEIMSA
- a CDS encoding helix-turn-helix transcriptional regulator; its protein translation is MHELTESDYDILHAMENIVDGIAAMWGEHTEVLLHCLDAKNPSIMKIANGHITGREVGAPITNIALVKLNEGKDVSDAYITKSPDGKTLRSLTTIIRNKQKQAIGMLCVNSNLDAPFQSMMQSLLPNIHSHFDHSVTAETFARNNDEMMHSSIENVREQVVNDTTIPPSKKSREIVTRLHDLGIFDLKDSAQIAAKGLDISIHTIYRYLREIRAHEA